The following coding sequences lie in one Megalodesulfovibrio gigas DSM 1382 = ATCC 19364 genomic window:
- a CDS encoding ABC transporter ATP-binding protein, with amino-acid sequence MNEPVIQVRGMTKDYSNGSQVISILKGIDMDVLPGEMVAIMGPSGMGKSTFLFILGLLLPPSGGSYKVKGHEVAKLTRSQQAQFRRTFAGFVFQSCNLFEHTKVYENLEFPLIYAGVPRKDRAAMIDEALEKVNMMHRRNHPANRLSGGEQQRVSIARALVNRPSIIFADEPTGQLDLKHSQMVMEHFQRFVSEDKTAMVVVTHDPGVARQCTRTLYLRDGNLYDQ; translated from the coding sequence ATGAACGAGCCAGTCATTCAAGTGCGGGGCATGACCAAGGACTACTCCAACGGCTCCCAGGTCATCTCCATTCTCAAGGGCATCGATATGGACGTCCTGCCCGGGGAGATGGTGGCCATCATGGGCCCCTCCGGCATGGGGAAGTCTACCTTTTTGTTCATCCTTGGTTTGCTCTTGCCCCCGAGTGGCGGGTCCTATAAAGTGAAAGGGCATGAGGTCGCCAAGCTCACCCGGTCGCAACAGGCGCAGTTCCGCCGCACCTTCGCCGGGTTCGTGTTCCAGAGCTGCAACCTGTTCGAGCATACCAAGGTGTACGAGAACCTGGAATTTCCCCTCATCTACGCCGGCGTGCCGCGCAAGGACCGGGCTGCGATGATCGACGAAGCGTTGGAAAAGGTGAACATGATGCATCGCCGCAATCATCCTGCCAACCGGCTCTCTGGCGGTGAGCAGCAGCGGGTTTCCATTGCCCGGGCCCTGGTGAACCGGCCGAGCATCATCTTTGCTGACGAGCCCACCGGTCAGCTTGACCTCAAGCACAGCCAGATGGTAATGGAACATTTTCAACGCTTTGTTTCGGAAGACAAGACAGCGATGGTGGTGGTGACGCACGATCCCGGCGTGGCCAGGCAGTGCACGCGGACGCTCTACCTTCGCGATGGGAATCTGTATGATCAATAG
- a CDS encoding TolC family protein: MQLSTLSSLRFGASGWAVRCLLACVVAALCSLGAQRALALPADGELPPVPIPAHPLTYKECVALALQNSPYFVPSGVEIKVKRLDAWDKRMELLPDFFVNTNLRLNNPDGRNSAPISVSFSFGQYDPLQAYFSIGAYKIMVQRAAMEHVKTIDEGLFSLAQIYISMELWSRAALVHDEIIDVARQQKAYAVQRYNAGYGSTLDVMYAERQYEDAINQKRKNELTHQQAFERLKSFLGAPREQALTLNLENAVRQVTGDFNPRTISLEEAKRNSLEIQIRRLDNELQGYQVRLAYAKFLPKYTLGLSREYSALSNSDVFVATVGLTIPVLDWGERYRGVIREKRRVVQARAEERMKTLDFENEFYTAQGAVEDAAQDLKLVATAREIASLERQRAEIMYRSGSIEFPEFTRTVERDLEARLVALSKEFEYDQAVLKLRYISGDLHSSMLDVAAYNEQ, translated from the coding sequence GTGCAATTGTCCACACTTTCTTCCTTGCGTTTCGGCGCTTCCGGCTGGGCAGTCCGCTGCCTGCTGGCGTGCGTCGTGGCGGCCCTGTGTTCCCTGGGGGCGCAACGGGCCCTGGCCCTGCCTGCCGACGGCGAACTGCCGCCCGTGCCCATCCCCGCGCATCCCCTGACGTACAAGGAATGCGTGGCCCTGGCGCTGCAGAATTCGCCGTACTTCGTGCCTTCCGGTGTGGAAATCAAGGTCAAGCGCCTTGACGCCTGGGACAAGCGCATGGAGCTGCTGCCGGATTTCTTCGTCAACACCAACCTGCGGCTCAACAATCCGGACGGCCGCAACTCCGCGCCCATCTCCGTCTCCTTCTCCTTTGGACAATACGACCCATTGCAGGCGTACTTTTCCATCGGCGCATACAAGATCATGGTCCAGCGCGCCGCCATGGAGCACGTGAAGACCATCGACGAAGGGCTGTTCTCCCTGGCGCAGATCTACATCAGCATGGAGTTGTGGAGTCGCGCCGCGCTGGTGCATGACGAAATCATCGACGTGGCCCGTCAGCAGAAGGCCTATGCCGTGCAACGGTACAACGCCGGCTACGGCTCCACCCTGGATGTGATGTATGCCGAGCGTCAATACGAGGACGCCATCAACCAGAAGCGCAAGAACGAGCTGACGCACCAGCAGGCCTTCGAGCGCCTCAAATCCTTCCTTGGTGCGCCCAGGGAGCAAGCTCTGACGCTGAACCTGGAAAACGCCGTCCGGCAGGTGACCGGGGACTTCAACCCCCGCACCATCTCCCTGGAAGAAGCCAAGCGCAACAGCCTGGAAATCCAGATCCGGCGGCTGGACAACGAATTGCAAGGCTATCAGGTGCGTCTGGCGTATGCCAAGTTCCTGCCCAAATACACCCTGGGGCTTTCCCGGGAGTACTCGGCCCTCTCCAACTCGGATGTGTTCGTGGCCACGGTGGGCCTGACCATCCCCGTGCTGGACTGGGGCGAGCGCTACCGCGGCGTTATCCGCGAAAAACGCCGGGTGGTGCAGGCCAGGGCGGAAGAGCGGATGAAGACCCTTGACTTTGAAAACGAATTTTACACGGCCCAAGGCGCAGTGGAAGATGCGGCGCAGGACCTGAAACTTGTGGCCACTGCCAGAGAGATTGCAAGCCTCGAACGGCAACGCGCAGAAATCATGTACCGTTCGGGCTCCATCGAGTTTCCGGAGTTCACCCGGACGGTCGAAAGGGATCTGGAGGCGCGGCTGGTCGCGCTGTCCAAGGAGTTTGAGTATGATCAGGCCGTGCTTAAGCTGCGGTACATTTCCGGCGACCTGCATTCGTCCATGCTGGACGTTGCGGCATATAATGAGCAGTAG
- a CDS encoding efflux RND transporter periplasmic adaptor subunit, protein MSSSVRAAFAVVLGATLWAGGALPVPAQAQESGSTLMQSAQDIVFQGKLSSSLTREATILFDGEIEELRVRSGQAVKRGEVLLTYRLTPEVMASLRSRVSSAMISEFEAKLAGIDAEALGARTKLKELQSLQAGNFIPEGRLEEPRNALAALEAQRQFLEKAMSLKKRLLDDDIAQLKSLLGDVIGHDKVPTTVQLKAPIDGHVTTLAPSVRPNSLVRGGTVAMTVGVLDPMLVRAQVYETEALRIKPGDKAIMTLPSLPGNSFEVILSRVNLTPTTQGIDQPTFYEVELTAPNPELLLREGLKAQIAFTH, encoded by the coding sequence ATGAGCAGTAGCGTTCGGGCTGCCTTCGCGGTCGTGCTGGGTGCGACACTCTGGGCTGGCGGCGCACTCCCGGTGCCGGCCCAGGCGCAGGAATCCGGCAGCACCCTCATGCAGTCCGCCCAGGACATTGTGTTCCAGGGCAAGCTGTCCAGCTCCCTCACCAGGGAAGCCACCATCCTGTTTGACGGCGAAATCGAAGAATTGCGTGTTCGATCCGGCCAGGCAGTGAAGCGCGGCGAGGTGCTGCTGACATACCGGCTGACACCGGAAGTCATGGCCTCGCTGCGGTCCCGGGTCTCCTCGGCCATGATTTCAGAGTTTGAAGCCAAGCTCGCCGGCATTGATGCCGAGGCCCTTGGCGCGCGCACCAAGCTCAAGGAGCTGCAGTCCTTGCAGGCCGGCAATTTCATCCCCGAAGGCCGACTGGAAGAGCCCCGCAACGCCCTGGCCGCGTTGGAAGCCCAGCGCCAGTTCCTGGAAAAGGCCATGTCCCTCAAGAAGCGGCTGCTGGATGACGACATTGCCCAGCTCAAGTCCCTGCTTGGCGACGTCATTGGCCACGATAAGGTGCCCACCACGGTGCAGCTCAAGGCCCCCATCGATGGGCACGTCACCACGCTTGCGCCCTCGGTGCGGCCCAACAGCCTGGTGCGCGGCGGGACTGTGGCCATGACCGTGGGGGTGCTTGATCCCATGCTGGTGCGCGCGCAGGTGTATGAAACCGAGGCCCTGCGCATCAAGCCGGGAGACAAGGCCATCATGACCCTGCCCTCGCTGCCCGGCAACAGCTTTGAAGTGATTCTGAGCCGCGTGAATCTCACGCCCACCACGCAAGGCATCGACCAGCCCACCTTCTACGAAGTGGAGCTCACCGCCCCCAACCCTGAGCTGCTGCTCCGCGAGGGGCTCAAGGCGCAGATTGCCTTCACGCATTGA